One genomic segment of Litorilinea aerophila includes these proteins:
- a CDS encoding SpoVR family protein, translated as MINVALPEELQRINQEVEGYARAVGLDFPEVRFIMLDFQQMNQVAAYSGFPTRYPHWRFGMEYERLRKSYAWGLHRIYEMVINTDPCYAYLLASNLPTDQKLVMAHVYAHADFFKNNLWFAHTNRRMLDEMANHATRIRRYIDKYGLDEVETFIDRCLSLENLIDLHSPGIRRRPGRLPETEDEEPFVARLPSKGYMDRYINPPEFLAALRQQHEEKKRKAQGQSPAYPQRDVLLFLLENAPLAAWQQDVLAIIREEAYYFAPQRQTKILNEGWATYWHSHIMTRYALKDSELIDYADHHAGTLASSPGRLNPYKLGVELLRDIEDRWNRGAFGPEYEECDDQQARANWDRQLGLGRQKLFEVRRIYNDVGFIDTFLTPEFARRHKLFTYRYNPRTRQYEIESRSFEDIKRQLLFNLTNFGEPIIDVVDANYQNRGELYLLHHWEGVDLRMDYAQATLENLQAIWGRPVHIETMKEDKGPIILSFDGERHSSQVLGKQRRAA; from the coding sequence ATGATCAACGTCGCCCTGCCAGAGGAACTGCAGCGCATCAACCAGGAGGTGGAAGGCTATGCCCGGGCCGTGGGGCTGGACTTCCCCGAGGTCCGCTTCATCATGCTGGACTTCCAGCAGATGAACCAGGTGGCGGCCTACAGCGGCTTCCCCACCCGCTATCCCCACTGGCGCTTTGGCATGGAATACGAGCGGCTGCGCAAGAGTTATGCCTGGGGCCTCCACCGCATCTACGAGATGGTGATCAACACCGACCCCTGCTACGCCTACCTGCTGGCCAGCAACCTGCCCACCGACCAGAAGCTGGTGATGGCCCACGTCTACGCCCATGCCGACTTCTTCAAGAACAACCTTTGGTTCGCCCACACCAACCGGCGCATGCTGGACGAGATGGCCAATCACGCCACCCGCATCCGCCGTTACATCGACAAGTATGGGCTGGATGAAGTCGAGACCTTCATCGACCGCTGTCTGAGCCTGGAGAACCTGATCGACCTCCACAGCCCGGGCATCCGCCGCCGTCCTGGCCGCCTCCCCGAGACGGAGGACGAGGAGCCCTTCGTGGCCCGCCTGCCCAGCAAGGGCTACATGGATCGCTACATCAATCCGCCGGAGTTCCTGGCGGCCCTGCGCCAACAGCACGAGGAGAAAAAGCGCAAGGCCCAGGGCCAGAGCCCCGCCTACCCTCAGCGGGACGTGCTCCTCTTCCTGCTGGAAAACGCGCCCCTGGCCGCCTGGCAACAGGACGTGCTGGCCATCATCCGGGAAGAGGCCTACTACTTCGCACCCCAACGCCAGACCAAGATCCTGAACGAAGGGTGGGCCACCTACTGGCACTCCCACATCATGACCCGCTACGCGCTCAAGGACAGCGAGCTCATCGACTACGCCGACCACCACGCGGGTACCCTGGCGTCGTCGCCGGGCCGGCTCAACCCCTACAAGCTGGGCGTGGAACTGCTGCGAGACATTGAGGATCGCTGGAATCGGGGCGCCTTCGGCCCGGAATACGAAGAGTGCGACGACCAGCAGGCCCGGGCCAACTGGGATCGACAACTGGGGCTGGGGCGCCAGAAGCTGTTCGAAGTGCGCCGCATCTACAACGACGTGGGTTTCATCGACACCTTCCTCACGCCCGAATTTGCCCGGCGGCACAAGCTCTTCACCTATCGCTACAACCCCCGCACCCGCCAGTACGAGATCGAGAGCCGCTCCTTCGAGGACATCAAACGGCAGCTCCTCTTCAACCTGACCAACTTTGGCGAACCCATCATCGACGTGGTGGACGCCAATTACCAGAACCGGGGCGAACTCTACCTGCTCCACCACTGGGAAGGGGTCGACCTGCGCATGGACTACGCGCAGGCCACCCTGGAAAACCTCCAGGCCATCTGGGGGCGGCCCGTCCACATCGAGACCATGAAGGAAGACAAAGGCCCCATCATCCTCAGCTTCGACGGTGAACGGCACAGCAGCCAGGTGTTGGGGAAGCAGCGCCGGGCCGCGTGA
- a CDS encoding peptidoglycan DD-metalloendopeptidase family protein, whose protein sequence is MERRRGNRWLAAVLALLLIGLLSLFGPGHWPPGGWPVARPTSPTATPQPLLTPTASPASDSLPPAAPLPVEAGWKARPVATVVSRELVTTTHLATGDATILSVALSGDGQTVAFAARGDPGIGQGDNGYDHVYLHERASGRTRLLSAAPDGSPGNGWSGGPALSADGQVVAFYSWASNLVAGDTNAVQDLFVYDRRQGTLTRVLAARGVQPNDRSGDSSGQTPPALSGDGRYVAFQSRASNLVDGDGNGRVDVFVHDRRTGETTRVSVADDGREANDDSGAPALSGDGRYVAFQSRATNLVSLGGAAAGEAPPGGHSQIYLHDRLNGTTVLISATPAGLPGNGDSVRPGLSFDGRFLVFQSAASNLVDQDLNQSADIFVFDRESGEMQLISRSSAGIQGNRDSTAPAISPDGRYVAFLSQASNLVNGDSNGVADVFIHDLLTRHTARASVGVTGPSLGVEADGPSLGLPAIGAGGRLVAFVSTATNLVPGYGRGGAGLFFHQRQDLPTFVVRGRVVDTAQQPIAGATVRLGPHEAMTGDDGAFAFPHTMAGTYTAQVEKPGYGFQPPRQTVSVLVDTTLGDFVGVAQGGPPIPFLDLPLAYDGTVIGFLQALQDTDAGGYVDAWFDHAYPDYSKNGELLLWDGLRRSSQAYNPALGCFEGRCYDGHDGVDFPYRPPAGQPGRYVPLPIYPAAPGQVLAIQTACTGAGRWCNGGYGNEVWLDHGNGYFTRYAHLARVDVAVGMWVTPERSLGLMGNTGNSYGVHLHFGVYRDDGNGRWDGPAVDRPVDPFGWAGAAADPWAMERGAPASYWLWRYDPVRTFALLGSRGATVTDATGTIEVTVPPDALDGQVKLELAYGPATPAPPLPLRATGRSFRLAVLESLHQAESVQATSALLRAPVTVAVNLAGLDLRHLEPGQLALYQWTEGAGGWQRLPSQVDLANRTVTAQASHLGTFALLAPLRCPGDPLEPDDRFHGATEISPGGAGQLRLLDVADDEDWIRLEMAAGARATVVVEPQHPALRPALTVFHVDGLTQLADAEAGAPGEPVRVSWQAPHDGTYFVRIRPAADSAVGCEVAYRLRLP, encoded by the coding sequence ATGGAACGGAGGCGTGGCAACCGGTGGCTGGCAGCCGTCCTGGCCCTGCTCCTGATCGGCCTCCTGTCCCTGTTTGGGCCCGGCCATTGGCCGCCCGGCGGATGGCCTGTTGCCCGGCCGACGTCGCCGACGGCCACCCCACAGCCCCTTCTCACCCCCACCGCTTCCCCGGCATCGGACAGCCTGCCGCCGGCCGCCCCCCTTCCCGTGGAGGCCGGCTGGAAGGCCCGACCCGTGGCCACGGTGGTGAGCCGGGAATTGGTGACCACCACCCATCTGGCGACAGGCGACGCCACCATCCTCTCCGTGGCGCTGTCGGGCGACGGCCAGACGGTCGCCTTCGCGGCCCGGGGCGATCCCGGAATCGGCCAGGGCGACAACGGCTACGACCACGTCTACCTCCACGAGCGCGCTTCAGGCCGCACCCGGCTCCTCTCCGCGGCCCCGGACGGCAGCCCCGGCAACGGCTGGTCCGGCGGGCCGGCCCTCTCTGCGGATGGCCAGGTGGTGGCCTTCTACTCCTGGGCCAGCAACCTGGTGGCCGGAGACACCAACGCGGTCCAGGATCTGTTCGTCTATGACCGTCGCCAGGGGACCTTGACCCGGGTGTTGGCAGCCCGGGGCGTTCAGCCCAATGACCGGTCCGGCGATAGCAGCGGCCAGACGCCGCCGGCCCTTTCGGGCGATGGTCGCTACGTGGCCTTTCAGTCCCGAGCCAGCAACCTGGTGGACGGCGACGGCAACGGCCGGGTCGACGTGTTCGTCCACGACCGCCGGACGGGCGAGACCACCCGGGTGTCCGTGGCCGACGATGGCCGCGAGGCCAATGATGATTCCGGGGCGCCGGCCCTTTCGGGCGATGGCCGCTACGTGGCCTTCCAGTCCCGGGCCACCAACCTGGTTTCCCTGGGCGGAGCTGCTGCTGGAGAGGCGCCGCCGGGCGGCCACAGTCAGATCTATCTCCACGACCGGCTCAACGGCACCACCGTCCTGATCTCTGCCACGCCGGCAGGCCTGCCCGGCAACGGCGATTCCGTTCGCCCGGGCCTCTCCTTCGATGGCCGTTTCCTGGTCTTCCAGTCGGCCGCCTCCAACCTGGTGGATCAGGATCTGAACCAAAGCGCGGATATCTTTGTCTTCGACCGGGAAAGCGGGGAGATGCAGCTGATTTCCCGCTCTTCGGCGGGCATCCAGGGCAACCGGGATTCCACCGCGCCGGCCATCTCGCCGGACGGCCGGTACGTGGCCTTCCTCTCCCAGGCCAGCAATCTGGTCAATGGGGACAGCAACGGGGTGGCCGATGTCTTCATCCACGACCTGTTGACCCGCCATACGGCCCGGGCTTCCGTGGGGGTCACCGGACCCAGCCTGGGGGTGGAGGCCGACGGCCCATCCCTGGGCTTGCCTGCCATCGGGGCTGGTGGGCGCCTGGTGGCCTTTGTCTCAACGGCCACCAACCTGGTCCCGGGCTACGGCCGCGGAGGCGCCGGCCTCTTCTTCCACCAGCGCCAGGATCTGCCGACCTTCGTGGTGCGTGGGCGGGTGGTGGACACGGCCCAACAGCCCATCGCCGGGGCCACGGTGCGCCTGGGGCCCCATGAGGCGATGACCGGCGACGACGGCGCCTTCGCCTTTCCCCACACCATGGCCGGCACCTACACAGCCCAGGTGGAGAAGCCCGGCTACGGCTTTCAGCCGCCTCGGCAGACGGTGAGCGTGCTGGTGGACACGACCCTGGGCGACTTTGTCGGCGTCGCCCAGGGAGGGCCGCCCATCCCGTTTTTGGACCTGCCCCTGGCCTACGATGGCACGGTGATCGGCTTCTTGCAGGCGCTCCAGGACACCGACGCGGGTGGCTACGTGGACGCCTGGTTCGACCACGCCTACCCGGACTACAGCAAAAACGGCGAACTGCTCCTGTGGGATGGGCTGCGCCGGAGCAGCCAGGCCTACAACCCGGCTCTGGGCTGCTTTGAAGGGCGCTGCTACGACGGCCACGACGGCGTGGATTTCCCGTATCGTCCTCCCGCCGGGCAGCCAGGCCGTTACGTGCCCCTGCCCATCTACCCGGCCGCACCGGGGCAGGTCCTGGCAATTCAGACGGCCTGCACCGGCGCCGGGCGGTGGTGTAACGGCGGCTACGGCAACGAGGTCTGGCTGGACCATGGCAACGGCTACTTCACCCGCTATGCCCACCTGGCTCGGGTGGATGTGGCCGTGGGCATGTGGGTGACGCCGGAGCGTTCCCTGGGGCTCATGGGCAACACGGGCAACAGCTACGGCGTTCACCTGCACTTCGGCGTCTATCGGGACGACGGCAATGGGCGGTGGGATGGTCCGGCGGTGGACCGGCCGGTGGATCCCTTCGGCTGGGCCGGCGCGGCGGCTGACCCCTGGGCCATGGAGCGGGGAGCGCCGGCCAGCTACTGGCTGTGGCGCTACGATCCGGTGCGCACCTTTGCCCTGCTGGGCAGCCGGGGGGCCACCGTCACCGACGCCACCGGCACCATCGAAGTGACCGTCCCGCCGGATGCCCTGGACGGCCAGGTGAAGCTGGAGCTGGCGTACGGCCCGGCGACTCCCGCGCCACCCTTGCCCCTGCGGGCCACGGGGCGCTCCTTTCGGCTGGCCGTGCTGGAATCCCTCCACCAGGCGGAGAGCGTCCAGGCGACCTCCGCCCTGCTGCGGGCACCTGTGACAGTGGCCGTCAACCTGGCCGGCCTGGATCTGCGGCATCTGGAGCCTGGACAACTAGCCCTCTACCAGTGGACAGAGGGGGCAGGCGGCTGGCAGCGCCTGCCCAGCCAGGTGGATCTGGCCAACCGGACGGTGACGGCCCAGGCGAGCCATCTGGGGACCTTCGCCCTGCTGGCGCCCCTGCGCTGTCCAGGCGACCCGCTGGAGCCGGACGACCGGTTTCATGGGGCCACGGAGATCTCGCCGGGCGGTGCCGGGCAGCTTCGCCTGCTGGACGTGGCCGACGATGAGGATTGGATCCGGCTGGAGATGGCCGCGGGGGCACGGGCGACCGTGGTGGTAGAGCCCCAGCATCCGGCCCTGCGCCCGGCCCTGACAGTCTTCCACGTGGATGGGCTGACGCAGCTGGCGGACGCCGAGGCCGGTGCTCCGGGAGAGCCGGTCCGGGTGAGCTGGCAGGCCCCCCACGACGGCACCTATTTTGTGCGCATCCGGCCGGCAGCGGACAGCGCGGTGGGCTGTGAGGTGGCGTATCGGCTGCGGCTGCCCTGA
- a CDS encoding PD-(D/E)XK nuclease family protein produces MAKDRSLVRASDIGTWTYCHRAWWLAQVKGIPHRRPESLEAGELAHTAHGQQVRRSQHLRTAGLILVAMAALILAAGWLILWGG; encoded by the coding sequence GTGGCAAAGGATCGTTCTTTGGTGCGGGCCAGTGACATCGGCACCTGGACCTACTGCCACCGGGCCTGGTGGCTGGCCCAGGTGAAGGGGATTCCCCATCGACGCCCCGAGTCGTTGGAGGCTGGCGAGTTGGCCCACACGGCCCATGGCCAGCAGGTGCGCCGGTCCCAACATCTGCGGACGGCCGGCCTGATCCTGGTGGCCATGGCCGCGCTGATCCTGGCCGCCGGGTGGCTGATCCTGTGGGGCGGCTGA
- a CDS encoding translin family protein yields the protein MSQSNLPEIVESIRTELGEINELRDATLNRSRALIRACAESIRAIHRHEWEQADAMLAQARAASQEMVEALADHPDLYHAGYTQDALKELVEAHLLFAVLRGEPAPTPQSLRVTGATYLRGMSEAATEMRRFILDLMRKGEVEAAEPYLEFMDEVYSLLITVDFPDAITNGLRRNTDVLRNVLERTRGDLTMGIRQEQMRQALREFEARLGMPPDAADEDIPGNDPETWDGEE from the coding sequence TTGTCACAGTCCAACTTGCCAGAGATCGTTGAATCCATTCGCACGGAGCTGGGAGAGATCAACGAGCTGCGGGACGCCACCCTGAACCGTAGCCGTGCCTTGATTCGGGCCTGTGCGGAAAGCATCCGTGCCATCCATCGCCACGAGTGGGAACAGGCGGACGCGATGTTGGCCCAGGCCCGGGCCGCTTCCCAGGAGATGGTGGAGGCTCTGGCCGATCACCCGGATCTCTACCACGCGGGCTACACCCAGGACGCGCTGAAAGAGCTGGTGGAGGCCCACCTCCTCTTCGCCGTGCTGCGCGGGGAGCCAGCCCCCACTCCCCAGTCGTTGCGTGTGACCGGCGCCACCTACCTGCGGGGCATGAGTGAAGCCGCCACAGAAATGCGGCGCTTTATCTTGGACCTGATGCGCAAGGGAGAGGTGGAGGCCGCGGAGCCGTATCTGGAGTTCATGGACGAGGTCTACAGCCTCCTCATCACCGTAGACTTCCCGGATGCCATCACCAACGGGCTGCGACGGAACACCGATGTGCTACGCAATGTGCTGGAGCGCACCCGGGGCGATCTGACCATGGGCATTCGCCAGGAGCAGATGCGCCAGGCCCTGCGGGAGTTCGAAGCCCGGCTGGGGATGCCCCCAGACGCGGCCGATGAAGACATCCCCGGGAATGACCCAGAAACCTGGGATGGTGAGGAGTGA
- a CDS encoding aldo/keto reductase — protein MEYGYVPGIEKPISRLVQGTVMMTTRDLDGSFKLMDEVFEMGCRTFDTAHGYGAGDCERTVGRWVNERGVREEVVIIGKGAHHNQDRQRVTPFDITADLHDSLARFKFDYIDLYLLHRDDPSVPVGPIVEVLNEHKKAGLIRAFGGSNWSVARIQEANAYAAAYGLEGFVASSPNFSLAVQRKPPWPNCISISGPQAEEERRWYQEQGMPLFTWSSLAGGFFSGRFRRDNLDTFTEYADKLVVESYCTEENFQRLDRVEELAREKGMTIPQIATAYVLSVPLNIFALVGCRTGAEFRDNLAASQLKLTPEEIAWLELRSDTRS, from the coding sequence ATGGAGTACGGCTACGTACCGGGCATCGAAAAGCCCATTTCTCGTCTGGTCCAGGGGACCGTGATGATGACCACCCGGGACCTGGACGGCAGTTTCAAGTTGATGGACGAAGTGTTCGAGATGGGGTGCCGCACCTTTGACACGGCCCACGGCTACGGCGCCGGCGACTGCGAACGCACCGTCGGTCGCTGGGTCAACGAGCGAGGGGTCCGGGAAGAGGTGGTCATCATCGGGAAGGGCGCCCACCACAACCAGGATCGCCAGCGGGTCACCCCCTTCGACATCACCGCGGACCTGCACGACTCCCTGGCCCGTTTCAAGTTCGACTACATCGACCTCTACCTGCTCCACCGGGATGACCCGTCGGTGCCCGTGGGTCCCATTGTGGAGGTGCTCAACGAGCACAAGAAAGCCGGCCTGATCCGGGCTTTCGGCGGCTCCAACTGGAGCGTGGCCCGCATCCAGGAGGCCAACGCCTACGCCGCGGCCTATGGCCTGGAAGGCTTCGTGGCCAGCAGCCCCAACTTCAGCCTGGCCGTCCAGCGCAAACCGCCGTGGCCCAACTGCATCAGCATCAGCGGGCCCCAGGCTGAGGAGGAGCGGCGCTGGTATCAGGAGCAGGGGATGCCCCTCTTCACCTGGTCCAGCCTGGCCGGCGGCTTCTTCAGCGGGCGCTTCCGCCGGGACAACCTGGACACCTTCACCGAGTATGCAGACAAACTGGTGGTGGAAAGCTACTGCACCGAAGAAAATTTCCAGCGGCTGGATCGGGTAGAAGAGCTGGCCCGGGAAAAGGGCATGACCATCCCCCAAATCGCCACCGCCTACGTGCTCAGTGTTCCTCTGAACATCTTCGCCCTGGTGGGCTGCCGGACGGGCGCCGAATTTCGGGACAACCTGGCCGCCAGCCAGCTCAAGCTGACACCCGAGGAGATCGCCTGGCTGGAGCTTCGGAGCGATACTCGGTCGTAA